The Burkholderia mallei ATCC 23344 genome has a window encoding:
- a CDS encoding chromate resistance protein ChrB domain-containing protein, with amino-acid sequence MKWITRERPKIDRIACPWLIARFVDKAAEFLYVPDADVLRIAKETGAIPFDVPDVELGHHGELCSFDAFLEKYALHDPALLKLAAIVRGADTGRYDLAPEASGLHAISVGLSGNFRDDLEQLRHGMVMYDALYAWCRRDARL; translated from the coding sequence ATGAAATGGATCACGCGTGAACGGCCGAAGATTGATCGAATCGCATGTCCGTGGCTGATCGCCCGGTTTGTCGACAAGGCGGCCGAGTTTCTCTACGTCCCGGACGCGGACGTGTTGCGGATCGCGAAGGAGACGGGCGCGATCCCCTTCGATGTGCCGGACGTCGAGCTCGGACACCATGGCGAGCTATGCAGCTTCGATGCGTTCCTCGAGAAATACGCGCTGCATGACCCGGCGCTGCTCAAGCTCGCGGCAATCGTGCGAGGCGCCGATACCGGACGATACGATCTCGCCCCGGAAGCAAGCGGCCTGCATGCGATTTCCGTGGGCTTATCCGGCAATTTCCGGGACGACCTCGAGCAGTTGAGGCACGGCATGGTGATGTATGACGCGCTCTACGCGTGGTGCCGGCGCGATGCACGCCTCTAG